The following are encoded in a window of Onthophagus taurus isolate NC chromosome 3, IU_Otau_3.0, whole genome shotgun sequence genomic DNA:
- the LOC111416797 gene encoding polycystin-2-like, translating into MEDPNENVNVKKRSKNVRKFHKVPWTTAQMTKLVNRNLYLATTAQEVFFYIILIICMSIAALGITKSTDFFMAENLRKQLIDHTTIPYPEAENTSNVKFNEISTVDEIWDYLTNHLLVILYPDEFQHTNQSDKGIGTENKMVGIPIIRQVMVAPIKCPDPFPNITEECLPSYTTSNSYKKDIEGTNYTYKKASETKAANWNGRISSYGGDGFEIELPRTYEEAEEVLENLKLGNFIRNTTRALFITSAYYNPHVNLFTLVLIVFEIPPTGGVVPTSNFFTWRMPRYTTATDFFVLACEIIFILLIVFYTIEEIREIIFLRKRFFYEFWNYVDVLLIASSITFVVFQIMQHWEVHNLLMETSKNVEKRIHLEEVTTGEMYMIHAMAIALFVAYFKLFRIINFNVSTSEIHEAFGKCLLDVAAFLVIICIVYFGFALFGGLIFGTQLWDFSTFALSLFALSRILIGDLTFDKLLKVDPVMSYIFYYLFLAITFFILLNLFLAIIYDCYTDAKLQAATRPNEKNMVDFWTTATYNLLKCCGCGFCARKWYFPKKTRNNVEDDVKMILKRCGFSDLDIEMFLSRYNIDPDAKVYTRDVDKLVENLRSELPQQDNQPSPIPLNLIESDVHHPSILKKGNESFTTRTPSVTPALFLAQQKRLDMVEGVLGDIGYKLDLLLNKLHVMEARKML; encoded by the exons ATGGAAGATCCGAACGAAAACGTTAACGTTAAGAAACGATCCAAAAATGTCCGAAAATTTCataaag taCCTTGGACTACGGCCCAAATGACAAAACTTGTCAATAGAAATCTATATTTAGCTACAACCGCACAGGaggtgtttttttatataatattaattatttgtatgAGTATAG ctGCATTAGGTATAACAAAATCAACGGATTTTTTTATGGCAGAAAATCTTCGCAAACAACTGATCGATCATACCACGATACCTTATCCAGAAGCGGAAAACACAAGCAACGTAAAATTCAACGAAATTTCAACCGTTGACGAAATTTGGGATTACCTCACCAATCATTTATTAGTAATTCTTTATCCAGACGAATTCCAACACACAAATCAATCAGATAAAGGTATCGGTACAGAAAATAAAATGGTAGGAATTCCGATCATCCGACAAGTAATGGTGGCACCGATTAAATGCCCGGATCCTTTTCCAAATATCACCGAAGAGTGTTTACCGAGTTACACAACAAGTAATTCGTACAAAAAGGATATAGaag gtACCAATTACACTTATAAAAAAGCGTCCGAAACGAAAGCTGCAAATTGGAATGGAAGAATAAGCAGTTATGGAGGTGATGGTTTCGAAATTGAATTACCAAGAACTTACGAAGAAGCGGAAGaagttttggaaaatttaaaattagggAATTTTATTCGAAACACAACCCGAGCCCTGTTTATTACTTCAGCTTACTATAATCCGCACGTTAATTTGTTTACACTGGTTTTGATCGTTTTTGAAATCCCACCAACTGGCGGAGTGGTTCCAACGAGcaattttttcacgtggaggATGCCTCGGTACACGACAGCGAcggattttttcgttttagcctgcgaaattatttttatcttattaattGTTTTCTATACTATCGAAGAAATTCGGGAGATTATCTTTTTAcggaaaagatttttttatgaattttggaATTACGTTGATGTATTGTTAATAGCg AGTTCAATAACATTTGTGGTGTTTCAAATAATGCAACATTGGGAGGTTCACAATTTGTTAATGGAAACATCAAAAAACGTCGAGAAACGCATTCATTTAGAAGAAGTAACAACCGGAGAAATGTACATGATACACGCAATGGCAATCGCACTCTTTGttgcttattttaaattgtttagaattattaattttaatgtatctACGAGCGAAATTCATGAAGCTTTTGGGaag TGTTTACTAGATGTTGCTGCATTTTTAGTAATCATTTGTATAGTTTATTTCGGATTTGCCCTTTTTGGTGGACTTATTTTTGGAACACAa ttATGGGATTTCTCTACTTTTGCTTTATCTTTATTCGCATTATCACGAATCCTCATCGGCGATCTCACGTTTGATAAGCTTTTAAAAGTCGACCCTGTAATGTCGTATATTTTTTACTACCTATTTTTGGcaataacgttttttattttatta aatttatttttagcgaTCATTTACGATTGTTACACCGATGCTAAATTACAAGCTGCAACTCGTCCCAATGAAAAAAACATGGTTGATTTTTGGACCACCGCAacatacaatttattaaaatgttgtggTTGTGGTTTTTGTGCCAGAAAATGGTATTTTCCTAAAAAAACACGTAACAATGTTGAAGATGatgttaaaatgattttaaaaag GTGTGGATTTAGTGATTTAGAtatagaaatgtttttaagtCGCTATAACATTGACCCAGATGCTAAAGTTTATACAAGAGATGTTGATAAATTGGTGGAAAATTTGCGATCTGaac TCCCACAACAAGATAATCAACCATCACCTATCCctcttaatttaattgaaagtGACGTCCATCATCCATCTATTTTAAAGAAAGGCAATGAAAGCTTCACAACGAGAACTCCAAGTGTAACTCCAGCCCTATTTTTGGC tcaGCAGAAACGGTTAGATATGGTTGAGGGAGTTTTAGGAGATATTGGATATAAGTTAGATCTTTTATTGAATAAGCTGCATGTAATGGAAGCTCGAAAAATGTTATAA
- the LOC111423198 gene encoding cuticle protein LPCP-23-like yields the protein MAFKFVVLAAFLASVNAGVIQAPLAYSPAASVSTAYYSTPVAVAAPVAIHAPAVGATHQSVLRSLGGNQAVSHYSKAVDSAFSSVRKYDTRITNDAVSVAHTPVAYAAHAAPISYAAPVAHAPISYAAPVAHAPISYSAPVAHAPISYAAPVAAPVVKTAALSYSPAVAVAHTTFEGLGVHYAY from the exons ATGGCATTCAAA ttCGTCGTTTTGGCCGCTTTCTTAGCATCTGTCAACGCTGGAGTTATCCAAGCCCCATTGGCTTATTCCCCAGCAGCTTCAGTCAGCACTGCTTATTATTCCACCCCGGTGGCAGTCGCCGCTCCCGTTGCAATCCACGCCCCAGCTGTTGGAGCAACCCATCAAAGCGTTTTAAGATCTTTGGGTGGTAACCAAGCTGTATCCCATTACTCGAAAGCTGTTGATAGCGCCTTCTCATCTGTAAGGAAATACGACACGAGAATCACCAACGATGCTGTCTCCGTAGCTCACACCCCAGTTGCTTATGCTGCCCATGCTGCACCAATTTCTTATGCCGCCCCAGTTGCTCATGCTCCAATCTCTTACGCCGCTCCAGTTGCTCATGCTCCAATCTCTTATTCCGCTCCAGTTGCTCATGCTCCAATCTCTTACGCCGCTCCAGTTGCAGCCCCAGTTGTTAAAACCGCCGCACTTTCTTACTCACCAGCTGTAGCTGTTGCTCACACAACATTCGAAGGATTAGGTGTTCATTATGCCTATTAA